A segment of the Promicromonospora sukumoe genome:
GGGGTCGAGGCGCTGGAGGCGGCTGCGGGCGTCGTCGATCCGGCGCTTGAGGCCCAGGTCCATGACACGGCGCACCAGGCCCTCGACGAACGCCGCGACGGCGGCCTCCCGGTCCTCGGGCAGGGACGCGACCGAGAGCTGCGTGACCACGATCGCCACCGACTCGGGGGACTGCTCCAGCACGGCGGCGACCCACTGCGCCGCGGACAGCTCACGCCCCCCGGCCGCGCCCCCGGCGGCCCGGATCGCGGCGTGCACCGCGCGCCACGCGGGGACGGCGAACGCGTCCTCGCCCAGCTCGTCGAACGAGGCCGGCACGTGCTGCGGGTACTGGAGCACCGCCACGAGCGCGAGCCGCTCGTCGCGGGCCACGGGGTCCCGCGGGTCAGGAGCCGGCAGCCGCGCCGCGCCACCCGCCGGACGCCCGCCGTCGGCCACCGGCGTGGCACCGGACGCCGGCCGCGCGCCGTCGGACGAGGAGGGCTTCCGCTGCGACGGCGTCGACGCCGCGCGCGCCACCTCGCGGCGCACCTCGTCGATCTCGGTGCCGATCCAGCCCGCGACCTGGCGCATGTACCCGTCGCGCTGGCTGCGGTCGCGGATGCCGACGATCTCCGGCGCGGCGGCCCGCACCGCGGACACCCGGCCCTCCACCGTGTTCAGGTCGAACTGCTTGATCTTGGCCTGGATCACGAACGCGAACAGCGGCTTGCGGCCGTCGACCAGCGCGCGCACCGCCTCCGGCCCCTTGGCCATGCGCAGGTCGCAGGGGTCCATGCCGTCGTCGGCCACGGCCACGTACGTCTGCGCGAAGAACCGCTGGTCCTCGCCGTACGCGCGCTCGGCGGCCTTCTGGCCGGCGGCGTCGCCGTCGAACGTGAAGATGATCTCGCCGCCCACGGTGCCGCCGGAGGCGAGCTGCATGCCGCCGCCCGCCGTCGTGTCGCCGAGCAGGCGCCGCACCACCTTGGCGTGGTCGCCGCCGAAGGCCGTGCCGCAGGTCGCGACCGCCGCCGTCACGCCCGACAGGTGCGCCGCCATGACGTCCGTGTACCCCTCGACCACCACCACGCGCTTGCCCTTGGCGATGTCGCGCTTGGCGAGGTCGATCCCGTACAGGACGTGCGACTTCTTGTAGAGGCTGGTCTCGGGGGTGTTCAGGTACTTGGGGCCCTGGTCGTCCTCGAACAGGCGGCGCGCGCCGAACCCGATCACGGCGCCCGTCACGTCCCGGATGGGCCACATGACCCGCCCGCGGAACCGGTCGTAGATGCCGCGCTGGCCCTGCGACATGAGGCCGCTGGCCACGAGCTCCGCCTGCGTGAAGCCCCGGCCCTGGAGATGGCGCTGCAGCGAGTCCCAGCCCTTGGGCGCGAACCCGACGCCGAACAGCTCGGCGTCGGACCGGTCGAAGCTGCGCTCGGCGAGGAACGTGCGCGCCGCCGTGGCGTCGGGGCCCATGAGCTGCTCGGCGTAGAAGTCCGCGGCCACGCGGTGCGCCTCCAGGAGCCGCTGGCGCTTGCCCGGCTCCTCGCGCGGACGGGCGTTGCCGCCCTCCTCGTACCGCAGCTGCACGCCGGTCTTGCCCGCGAGGTACTCGATCGCCTCGGTGAAGCTCAGCCCGTCCATCTTCATGACGAACTCGATGACGTCGCCGCCCTCGCCGCACCCGAAGCAGTGGTACCGGCCCACGCTGGGCCGCACGTTGAAGCTCGGGCTGCGCTCGTCGTGGAAGGGGCACAGCCCCACCAGCGCACCCACCCCGGCCGGCTTCAGCGTCACGTGCGCCGAGACGATCTCGTCGATCCGCGCGCGCTCGCGGACCTGGTCCACATCCTCGCGTCTGATCAGCCCGGCCACGTCGGAATTCTATGCCCGCTGTCCGACACCCCGGCCGCACGTCCGGGCGTACTCCCCCGGCGGCACGCCGACGGCGCGGACGAAGTCTCCCGTGAAGTGCGCCTGGTCGTAGTAGCCGACGGCGGCGGCCAGCCCCGCGAGGTCCAGCCCCGGGTCGCGGCCCAGCAGCTCGGCCGCCACGTGCACCCGGTGCCGCTGCAGCACCCACTTGGGGCTCACGCCCACCCAGTCGGCGAACAGCCGCTGGAGCGACCGCGGCGTGGTGCCGAGCCGGTCCGCGAGCGCCGTGACGGAGGTGCCGGGCACGGCGTCGGCGATCACGGCGAAGGCCTCCCCCAGCGCGGCGAGCGCCGCGGCGGACCGCGGCGTGCGGGTCCGTTCGGCGGCGTCCCGCAGGAGCGGGGTGAGGGTCCGGACGGCGGCCTCCGGCTCCCCGGCCCGCGCCTGGACGAGGGCCTCCGCGTTGGCGAGCGCCGCCGTCGGGCCAAGAAAGGGCCCGACGGCGCCGCGCTCGCCCGGGTCGGCGCGGCCGAGCAGGGCGCGGTACCCGCCGGGGCGCAGCTTGGTGCCGACGACGGCGCCCGCGCCGGTCAGGGTGCGCCGGAAGAGCCCGGCGGGCATGGCGTAGGCGAGCAGGCCCTCCTCCTCGGCGACGACGTGCCCCACGGGGTGCGGCATGACGGTCTGGGTGAACGCGGTGCCGGGCGGCAGGTCCCAGGTGATGACCCAGTGCCAGTCCACGAGGTCGGCGAGGTCGGGCGCGGGCTCGACGCGGGCCAGCGCGAACCGGTCGCGCGCGCCCACGGGGTCGACGATGCCGAGCGTGGGCCCCTTCTCCAGGGCGCTCGCCTGAGCAGCCGGAGCGGGCCGGGCGGCCCGCGCGGCCCGGGCCACCGGGGTCTCGCCGTCGAACACCTGTCGCATTCTTCCAAGACTGGCACACCCGGGCCGCGCCAGCATCGGTCCATGAGGAACTCAGCACTGCACCCCAACATCTCCGTGGCCGACGCCCGCGCCGCCATCGCGTTCTACGAGGCGGCGCTGGGCGCCGAGACGCTCGACGTGATCACCGCGGGCGACGCCGTCATCCACTCCGACCTGGTCCTGCGGTCCGCCGCGGGCGAGTCCACGTTCACGGTCGCGGGCGCGTTCCCGCCCGACTCGGTGGCGCCCGAGCCGGACGGGCCCACGCACGCGAGCTTCACGATCCCGGTCGAGGACACCGACGCCGCGTACGCGCGGGCGATCGGGGCGGGCGCGAGCAGCCTGGCCGAGCCGGCCGACTGGTTCGAGGGCTTCCGGCAGGCCGCGGTGCGCTGCCCGTTCGGCCACCGCTGGTACTTCGTGACGGTCGCCGAGTCGGTCACCCCGGACGACGTCCAGCGCGCCAGCGACGCCTGGATGTCCGCCCGCGACTGACGCGCGCACGACGTGTCAGACGTACAGGTCACCCGAGGGACCTGTGGGTCTGACACGTGCCCTGGGTTTGGTTTGCCGGACTAGCGCGGTTCGGTACGCTTTGCCCGACTCAGGGAGGAACAAAGGCACCATGGGAATCAGGTATCGCAAGCGGCTGTCGCTCGGGCCGCTCAAGTTCAACATCACGCAGAAGGGCCTGTCGTCGATGAGCTTCAAGGTCGGTCCGTGGACCTGGAACTCGAGG
Coding sequences within it:
- the dnaG gene encoding DNA primase translates to MAGLIRREDVDQVRERARIDEIVSAHVTLKPAGVGALVGLCPFHDERSPSFNVRPSVGRYHCFGCGEGGDVIEFVMKMDGLSFTEAIEYLAGKTGVQLRYEEGGNARPREEPGKRQRLLEAHRVAADFYAEQLMGPDATAARTFLAERSFDRSDAELFGVGFAPKGWDSLQRHLQGRGFTQAELVASGLMSQGQRGIYDRFRGRVMWPIRDVTGAVIGFGARRLFEDDQGPKYLNTPETSLYKKSHVLYGIDLAKRDIAKGKRVVVVEGYTDVMAAHLSGVTAAVATCGTAFGGDHAKVVRRLLGDTTAGGGMQLASGGTVGGEIIFTFDGDAAGQKAAERAYGEDQRFFAQTYVAVADDGMDPCDLRMAKGPEAVRALVDGRKPLFAFVIQAKIKQFDLNTVEGRVSAVRAAAPEIVGIRDRSQRDGYMRQVAGWIGTEIDEVRREVARAASTPSQRKPSSSDGARPASGATPVADGGRPAGGAARLPAPDPRDPVARDERLALVAVLQYPQHVPASFDELGEDAFAVPAWRAVHAAIRAAGGAAGGRELSAAQWVAAVLEQSPESVAIVVTQLSVASLPEDREAAVAAFVEGLVRRVMDLGLKRRIDDARSRLQRLDPSDEGAYNAAFADLLAIESERRALRESA
- a CDS encoding AraC family transcriptional regulator, giving the protein MRQVFDGETPVARAARAARPAPAAQASALEKGPTLGIVDPVGARDRFALARVEPAPDLADLVDWHWVITWDLPPGTAFTQTVMPHPVGHVVAEEEGLLAYAMPAGLFRRTLTGAGAVVGTKLRPGGYRALLGRADPGERGAVGPFLGPTAALANAEALVQARAGEPEAAVRTLTPLLRDAAERTRTPRSAAALAALGEAFAVIADAVPGTSVTALADRLGTTPRSLQRLFADWVGVSPKWVLQRHRVHVAAELLGRDPGLDLAGLAAAVGYYDQAHFTGDFVRAVGVPPGEYARTCGRGVGQRA
- a CDS encoding VOC family protein, with product MRNSALHPNISVADARAAIAFYEAALGAETLDVITAGDAVIHSDLVLRSAAGESTFTVAGAFPPDSVAPEPDGPTHASFTIPVEDTDAAYARAIGAGASSLAEPADWFEGFRQAAVRCPFGHRWYFVTVAESVTPDDVQRASDAWMSARD
- a CDS encoding DUF4236 domain-containing protein; this encodes MGIRYRKRLSLGPLKFNITQKGLSSMSFKVGPWTWNSRTKKHSINLPGGLSWYSNNK